In Sphingobium sp. B2D3C, a genomic segment contains:
- a CDS encoding host attachment family protein, protein MKVAHDALVMVVDGSKMLLFRNAGDEEFLNLQVEEAVEQKSEQDQDLSTDRPGRSFASAPNSQDRSAMEETDFKQQAEDRFAADAVALLNKRAMEGSFDQLVIVAAPITLGEMRRHYHKTLKDRLAGEIGKTLTSHPVDEIEQILMKS, encoded by the coding sequence ATGAAAGTTGCTCATGACGCGCTCGTGATGGTGGTCGATGGCAGCAAGATGCTGCTGTTCCGTAATGCTGGCGACGAGGAGTTTCTCAACCTTCAGGTCGAAGAGGCGGTGGAGCAGAAATCCGAGCAGGATCAGGATCTTTCGACCGATCGGCCGGGGCGCAGCTTCGCTTCGGCACCCAACAGCCAGGATCGCAGTGCGATGGAAGAAACCGACTTCAAGCAGCAGGCGGAAGACCGCTTCGCAGCGGATGCGGTCGCGCTGCTCAACAAGCGCGCCATGGAGGGATCGTTTGATCAGCTCGTCATTGTCGCAGCGCCGATCACCCTGGGTGAGATGCGCCGCCATTATCACAAGACGCTCAAGGATCGGCTCGCCGGCGAAATCGGCAAGACGCTCACCAGCCATCCGGTCGACGAGATCGAACAGATCCTCATGAAGAGCTGA
- a CDS encoding endonuclease/exonuclease/phosphatase family protein, translating to MIKVASYNIRKAVGTDRRRMPERIIDVLNELDADVIALQEADRRFGIRHAVLPDRLLEMHSDYRAIELPTRVESMGWHGNALLVRRDQSHADASVIHLPCLEPRGAVMACIEIKGIRLRTVGMHLDLSGLWRRRQAAAVQHHVDMVDVQHPADATILMGDTNEWTANRGCLQDFSRHYDIAPCGRSFHARRQIAELDRIMWRGGLTLTDSGVHSSVLARRASDHLPVWATFDLR from the coding sequence ATGATCAAGGTCGCTTCCTACAACATCCGCAAAGCCGTCGGTACCGATCGGCGCCGCATGCCAGAGCGCATCATCGATGTGCTGAACGAACTGGATGCCGATGTGATTGCTCTGCAGGAAGCCGACCGCCGCTTCGGCATCCGTCATGCGGTGCTGCCGGATCGCCTGCTGGAGATGCATTCGGATTATCGCGCCATCGAGTTGCCGACGCGAGTCGAGAGCATGGGCTGGCACGGCAATGCGCTCCTGGTTCGGCGCGACCAGAGCCATGCCGATGCCAGCGTGATCCATCTCCCCTGCCTGGAGCCGCGCGGCGCTGTGATGGCCTGTATCGAGATCAAGGGCATTCGCCTGCGGACGGTGGGGATGCACCTCGACCTCTCCGGCCTCTGGCGGCGGCGGCAGGCTGCGGCGGTTCAGCATCATGTCGATATGGTAGATGTCCAGCATCCCGCCGATGCGACCATCCTGATGGGCGACACGAACGAGTGGACCGCCAATCGCGGGTGCCTGCAGGATTTCTCGCGCCACTATGACATCGCGCCATGCGGCCGCAGTTTCCACGCCCGCCGCCAGATTGCGGAACTCGACCGGATCATGTGGCGGGGCGGCCTGACGCTGACCGACAGCGGCGTCCATTCCTCCGTGCTGGCCCGGCGCGCGTCCGATCATCTGCCGGTCTGGGCCACGTTCGACCTTCGCTGA
- a CDS encoding CvpA family protein — protein sequence MTVLDFAVLLLIGGLAVRGFLRGFVTESLSLAALIGAIVAVRLFHAPFTALLDTIVGAEYVAALLAFVAVFGVVFMLGTLLARWIGDKTKTSLLGLFDRTLGLGFGAIKGLLVATIAFVLFTIGYDAIYGVQTNRPDWMRLSRSYPLLSASGAAMSGWMAENSRRGGLLGILEDDGAESSNASGEDSNAAQ from the coding sequence ATGACCGTGCTGGATTTTGCCGTTCTTCTGCTCATCGGTGGCCTGGCCGTGCGGGGCTTCCTGCGCGGTTTCGTGACCGAATCGCTATCGCTTGCGGCGCTGATTGGCGCCATCGTCGCGGTGCGGCTGTTCCACGCGCCCTTCACCGCTCTGCTCGATACCATCGTGGGGGCGGAATATGTGGCGGCGCTGCTGGCATTCGTCGCGGTGTTCGGCGTCGTCTTCATGCTAGGCACGCTGCTAGCCCGCTGGATCGGCGACAAGACCAAGACCTCGCTACTCGGCCTGTTCGACCGGACGCTGGGCCTTGGCTTCGGCGCCATCAAGGGCCTGTTGGTGGCGACCATCGCCTTCGTGCTCTTCACGATCGGTTATGATGCCATCTACGGCGTGCAGACCAATCGGCCGGACTGGATGCGGTTGTCCCGGTCTTATCCGCTCCTGAGCGCGAGCGGCGCGGCGATGAGTGGTTGGATGGCGGAGAACAGCCGGCGCGGCGGCCTGCTCGGTATTCTTGAGGATGATGGCGCTGAGAGTAGCAACGCGAGTGGCGAGGACAGCAATGCCGCGCAGTGA
- a CDS encoding metal-dependent hydrolase: protein MDNLTHSMVGAVLGQIGLKRTSGLAMPTIIIAANIPDIDATCTLLGTQALALRRGLTHGPIAMIVLPLILIAIMVAFDRWQAKRGTRPETRPPVNIVWLWVVAQIGTLSHPAFDWLNSYGIRLLSPFSDQWFHGDTLFIIDIWLWALLIGGYLWARRGERTGPAPMMHRARIIATAACAYIFVNGLITGSAEAKAAAWLRAQGREPDLVVANPRPFAPWSREMLWRGDGRFGGFPYSLATGLEADAGAAEGMPTGMDDPGVERARQRDEDARAFLFWSRMPVARRTENGDLLISDQRFEGRGASASFSVQVPAQAVR, encoded by the coding sequence ATGGACAATCTCACACACAGCATGGTGGGCGCCGTGCTGGGCCAGATCGGGCTCAAGCGCACCTCCGGCCTTGCCATGCCGACGATTATCATCGCGGCGAACATCCCGGATATCGATGCGACCTGCACGTTGCTGGGGACACAGGCGCTGGCGCTGCGGCGCGGGCTGACGCACGGCCCGATCGCGATGATCGTGCTACCATTGATCCTTATCGCAATCATGGTCGCGTTCGACCGCTGGCAGGCGAAGCGTGGGACACGGCCAGAGACGCGGCCGCCGGTGAACATAGTCTGGCTGTGGGTCGTCGCGCAGATCGGGACGCTCAGCCACCCCGCGTTCGACTGGCTCAACAGCTATGGCATCAGATTGCTCTCGCCGTTCAGCGACCAGTGGTTCCATGGCGATACGCTGTTCATCATCGATATCTGGCTCTGGGCGCTGCTGATCGGCGGCTATCTCTGGGCACGGCGCGGCGAGCGCACCGGGCCTGCCCCGATGATGCATCGCGCGCGGATCATCGCGACGGCCGCCTGCGCCTATATCTTCGTCAACGGACTGATCACCGGATCAGCGGAGGCGAAAGCCGCCGCATGGCTGCGCGCCCAAGGCCGCGAGCCGGACCTGGTGGTCGCCAATCCGCGTCCGTTCGCACCCTGGTCGCGCGAAATGCTTTGGCGCGGGGACGGGCGCTTCGGCGGCTTTCCCTACAGCCTCGCCACCGGGCTTGAAGCCGATGCAGGCGCAGCGGAAGGGATGCCGACCGGCATGGACGATCCCGGCGTCGAGCGGGCGCGGCAGCGCGATGAGGATGCGCGGGCTTTCCTGTTCTGGTCGCGGATGCCGGTCGCGCGGCGGACGGAGAATGGCGACCTGCTGATCTCCGACCAGCGCTTTGAGGGGCGCGGCGCCAGCGCGAGCTTTTCCGTGCAGGTGCCTGCGCAAGCAGTGCGGTAG
- the radA gene encoding DNA repair protein RadA produces the protein MAKVKRRYVCQACGAVASRWQGQCDDCGEWNSLIEEAPPTAFSAKHDLQAGGQAINLIGLDADIALPERMNTGLPEFDRAVGGGLVAGSASLIGGDPGIGKSTLLLQAAARMAKAGRHVVYVSGEEAADQVRLRARRLGLGDAPVHLASATSVRDILTTLGQREEPDLLIIDSIQTMHSDLIEGAPGTVSQVRASAQELIRFAKRGGTALILVGHVTKDGTIAGPRVLEHMVDTVLSFEGERSHQYRILRAIKNRFGGTDEIGVFAMVEEGLQEVGNPSALFLTDREERVAGTAVFPALEGTRPVLVEVQALTVRLASGATPRRAVVGWDSGRLAMVLAVLEARCGLSFATCEVYLNVAGGYRLQDPAADLAVAAALISALSEKPVPHDAVMLGEIALSGELRPVAHSALRLREAAKLGFGRALLPASSAAQASGISTTGFRRLGDLVDHLLGRD, from the coding sequence ATGGCGAAAGTGAAACGTCGATATGTGTGCCAGGCCTGCGGGGCGGTGGCGTCCCGCTGGCAAGGGCAGTGCGATGACTGCGGAGAATGGAACAGTCTGATCGAGGAAGCGCCGCCCACGGCGTTCTCGGCCAAGCACGATCTGCAGGCCGGCGGGCAGGCGATTAATCTGATTGGGCTCGATGCGGATATCGCTCTGCCCGAGCGGATGAACACTGGCCTGCCGGAATTCGACCGCGCAGTCGGCGGCGGGCTGGTGGCGGGGTCCGCAAGTCTGATCGGCGGCGATCCGGGCATCGGCAAATCTACCCTGCTGCTTCAAGCTGCGGCGCGGATGGCCAAGGCCGGGCGGCATGTCGTTTATGTGAGTGGCGAGGAAGCTGCCGATCAGGTCAGGCTGCGCGCCCGGCGGCTGGGGCTGGGCGATGCGCCGGTGCATCTCGCCAGCGCCACCTCCGTGCGGGATATTCTGACGACATTGGGGCAGCGGGAAGAGCCCGATCTGCTCATCATCGATTCGATCCAGACCATGCACAGCGACCTGATCGAAGGCGCGCCGGGCACGGTCAGTCAGGTGCGGGCGAGCGCTCAGGAGTTGATTCGCTTCGCCAAGCGCGGCGGGACGGCGCTCATTCTGGTTGGCCATGTCACCAAGGATGGCACCATCGCCGGGCCGCGCGTGCTGGAGCATATGGTGGACACCGTGCTCAGCTTCGAGGGGGAGCGCAGCCACCAATATCGTATCCTTCGCGCGATCAAGAACCGCTTTGGCGGCACGGACGAGATCGGCGTGTTCGCAATGGTCGAGGAGGGACTGCAGGAAGTCGGCAATCCCTCGGCGCTGTTTCTGACCGACCGTGAGGAGCGCGTGGCGGGCACGGCAGTCTTCCCCGCGCTTGAAGGTACGCGGCCGGTTCTGGTGGAAGTGCAGGCGCTGACGGTGCGACTGGCCAGCGGCGCGACCCCGCGCCGGGCCGTGGTCGGCTGGGACAGCGGCCGGCTGGCCATGGTGCTGGCCGTGCTCGAAGCCCGCTGCGGCTTGAGCTTCGCGACTTGCGAGGTCTATCTCAATGTCGCTGGCGGTTACCGCTTGCAGGACCCTGCCGCCGACCTTGCCGTCGCTGCTGCCCTGATCTCGGCGCTTTCCGAAAAACCCGTGCCGCATGATGCGGTGATGCTCGGGGAAATCGCGCTGTCCGGCGAGTTACGTCCGGTCGCCCATAGTGCGCTGCGCCTGCGAGAAGCCGCCAAGCTCGGCTTCGGGCGTGCCTTGTTGCCGGCATCCAGCGCGGCGCAAGCCAGCGGCATTTCGACGACCGGATTCCGCCGGCTCGGCGATCTTGTTGACCATCTGCTTGGGCGGGACTAG
- a CDS encoding patatin-like protein, with amino-acid sequence MREKELRLALVCYGGVSLAVYMHGVTKEIWHLAQASRDFRSGRPGNLVYQRILETCLAETGLRVRILPDIIAGASAGGINGVYLAQAIESGQSLDPLTELWLRCADVDILLDPDARPLSRFTKFWAAPLLWLLLRRRNDTVSRTVAPETRSEVRRKLSNFIRARWFAPPFGGKGFTELLLNAFDAMEKARETAPEKSGGSLLPRGHPLDLFVTATDFTGHEERLRLNSPPEISETEHRLTIGFHARGGQPRTLADPAELAFAARATASFPGAFPPFTAREMDKVLADRDRAWPGRDAFLRRVLPGHSATGDAEDAVLIDGSVLANAPFAQAIDALKNRPARRTVDRRFVFIEPTPSAPGFRLTSPPHHAQNGERPVPGFFRTIFGAVSDIPREQPIRDNLEAIGARSSRIHRMLEITERLRPDIERTVDQTVGLSLLLSRPSPRRLAHLRARLQQKASRAAGFAYPAYGYLKYAGIIDELADLLSQLRDAPGMAARDSLREPLRAQLHAAGVDQMDPGSGDGASAALILFYRNHDIAFRIRRLRFLARRLVQLREQAVEGESEDDEGNGAALSVMQDMLYEAIGLYAERQTPAWFGAGTREALRPHGDNLMASLAIIAEARGLRDLDQQIDARFAAACVALPAEDRRTLLKAYLGFPYYDIATFPLLQGEGLDEYDPIKVDRISPEDAVAIRKGGAPATLRGIEFNCFGAFFSRAYRENDYLWGRLHGADRLIDILLSTMPPEIAADDARKAAWKRAAFEAILDEEEPRLTLIPGQIATIRAQIAQIGA; translated from the coding sequence ATGCGGGAGAAGGAACTGAGGCTGGCGCTGGTCTGCTATGGTGGAGTCAGCCTCGCCGTCTACATGCACGGGGTCACCAAGGAGATCTGGCATCTGGCGCAGGCCAGCCGGGATTTCCGCAGCGGTCGGCCGGGCAATCTTGTTTATCAGCGCATTCTGGAGACCTGCCTTGCAGAGACCGGCCTGCGAGTGCGGATTCTGCCGGACATCATTGCCGGGGCCAGTGCGGGCGGGATCAACGGCGTGTATCTGGCGCAGGCCATAGAAAGCGGTCAGTCGCTCGACCCGCTGACCGAACTGTGGCTGCGCTGCGCCGATGTCGACATCTTGCTCGATCCGGACGCGCGCCCGCTCTCGCGCTTCACCAAATTCTGGGCCGCGCCGCTGCTCTGGCTGCTGCTGCGCCGCCGCAATGATACGGTGTCCCGCACCGTGGCGCCGGAAACGCGCTCGGAGGTGCGGCGCAAACTCTCCAACTTCATCCGGGCGCGCTGGTTCGCGCCTCCCTTCGGCGGCAAGGGGTTTACCGAGCTGCTGCTCAATGCCTTCGATGCGATGGAAAAAGCGCGCGAGACAGCGCCGGAGAAGAGCGGAGGATCGCTGCTGCCCCGCGGCCATCCGCTGGACCTGTTCGTCACTGCCACGGATTTCACCGGCCATGAGGAACGGCTGCGGCTCAACAGCCCACCGGAAATCAGCGAGACCGAGCACCGGCTTACGATTGGCTTCCATGCCCGGGGTGGGCAACCGCGCACCCTCGCCGACCCTGCCGAACTCGCCTTCGCGGCGCGCGCGACGGCTAGCTTTCCGGGCGCCTTTCCGCCGTTCACGGCTCGGGAAATGGACAAGGTGCTCGCCGACCGCGACCGCGCCTGGCCCGGTCGCGATGCGTTTTTGCGCCGTGTGCTCCCCGGCCACAGCGCCACCGGCGATGCGGAGGATGCCGTGCTGATCGACGGATCGGTGCTGGCCAATGCGCCCTTTGCGCAGGCAATCGATGCGCTCAAGAATCGCCCAGCGCGGCGGACGGTCGACCGGCGCTTTGTGTTCATCGAGCCCACGCCCAGCGCGCCCGGCTTTCGCCTCACCTCCCCTCCCCACCATGCCCAGAATGGTGAGCGCCCTGTCCCGGGCTTCTTCCGCACGATCTTCGGCGCGGTCAGCGATATTCCGCGCGAACAGCCGATCCGGGACAATCTGGAAGCCATAGGCGCGCGCTCCAGCCGCATTCACCGGATGCTGGAAATCACCGAGCGCTTGCGGCCGGACATCGAACGAACCGTGGACCAGACCGTCGGCCTCAGCCTACTGCTCAGCCGGCCCTCGCCGCGCCGTCTGGCGCATCTGCGCGCGAGGCTGCAGCAAAAGGCCTCGCGGGCGGCGGGCTTTGCCTATCCCGCTTATGGCTATCTCAAATATGCCGGCATCATCGATGAACTGGCCGATCTGCTCAGTCAACTCCGCGATGCCCCTGGCATGGCCGCGCGCGACAGTCTGCGGGAGCCGCTGCGTGCGCAGCTCCATGCGGCGGGCGTGGACCAGATGGACCCCGGATCGGGCGATGGCGCGAGCGCGGCGCTCATTCTGTTCTATCGCAATCACGACATTGCGTTCCGCATCCGCCGGCTGCGCTTCCTCGCCCGGCGCCTCGTCCAGCTCCGTGAGCAGGCTGTGGAAGGCGAGAGCGAGGACGATGAGGGCAATGGCGCCGCCCTCTCCGTCATGCAGGATATGCTCTACGAAGCCATCGGCCTTTATGCCGAACGTCAGACGCCGGCATGGTTTGGCGCGGGCACACGCGAAGCCCTGCGGCCGCACGGCGATAACCTGATGGCGTCCCTTGCGATCATCGCGGAAGCGCGGGGCTTGCGGGATCTGGACCAGCAGATCGACGCGCGCTTTGCGGCCGCTTGTGTGGCGCTGCCGGCCGAAGATCGGCGCACCTTGCTCAAGGCCTATCTTGGCTTCCCATATTACGACATCGCGACCTTCCCGCTTCTGCAAGGCGAGGGCCTGGATGAGTACGACCCGATCAAGGTGGATCGGATATCTCCCGAAGATGCCGTGGCGATCCGCAAGGGCGGCGCACCGGCGACGCTGCGCGGCATCGAGTTCAACTGCTTCGGTGCGTTCTTCAGCCGTGCCTATCGGGAGAACGACTATTTGTGGGGTCGGCTCCATGGGGCTGATCGGCTGATCGACATTCTGCTTTCCACTATGCCGCCGGAGATCGCCGCCGATGATGCGCGCAAGGCGGCCTGGAAGCGCGCGGCGTTCGAGGCGATTCTGGATGAGGAAGAGCCCCGGCTGACCCTCATCCCGGGCCAGATCGCGACGATCCGCGCCCAGATCGCTCAGATCGGCGCCTAG
- a CDS encoding class I SAM-dependent methyltransferase, with product MTIHNPKASRQRAMMRRAGAQVGGRFWRALPTRLFQPMLVRVDRGLMRGSLELHLPDGSVRLLGGRKQGFAAIVHLANWRALIRLAASGSTGWYRAWADGDWSSPDPIALFALFGANARSLGKSARSTGLPRLMGRWKLARRHNSRRGARRNIAEHYDLGNDFYRLWLDETLTYSSARPAHPRETLEAAQIRKIDELLTRLDLKNGQQLLEIGCGWGGLAERALARADIGYTGLTLSTEQQQIVRGRIDGLGAQDRAQVLLQDYRDCAGPFDAIASVEMVEAVGERYWPTYLACIARLLKPGGRAAIQYISIDDEIFPAYAARADFIQRYIFPGGCLIAERRFRDLAQREGLEWADQTRFGLDYAWTLRQWRARFDAVVDAGRLPARFDARFVDMWRYYLMYCEGGFAGRSIDVSQVTLIKR from the coding sequence ATGACCATTCACAATCCCAAAGCCAGCCGCCAGCGCGCCATGATGCGCCGGGCCGGCGCGCAGGTGGGTGGGCGTTTCTGGCGGGCTTTGCCGACCCGGCTGTTCCAGCCGATGCTCGTGAGGGTCGACCGGGGTCTGATGCGTGGATCACTCGAACTGCATCTGCCGGATGGATCGGTGCGCTTACTCGGCGGGCGCAAGCAGGGCTTTGCCGCGATCGTCCACCTTGCCAATTGGCGGGCCTTGATCCGGCTGGCGGCCTCCGGCTCGACCGGCTGGTATCGCGCCTGGGCGGATGGGGACTGGTCGAGCCCCGATCCGATTGCGCTGTTCGCCCTGTTCGGCGCCAATGCCCGTTCGCTGGGGAAGTCCGCGCGCTCGACTGGCCTGCCGCGCCTGATGGGCCGCTGGAAGCTGGCGCGGCGGCATAACAGCCGGCGCGGCGCGCGGCGCAACATTGCCGAGCATTATGATCTCGGCAATGATTTCTACCGGCTGTGGCTGGACGAGACGCTGACCTACTCCAGCGCGCGCCCGGCGCATCCGCGTGAGACGCTGGAAGCCGCGCAGATTCGCAAGATCGACGAGCTTCTGACGAGGCTCGATCTTAAAAATGGTCAGCAACTGCTTGAAATTGGGTGTGGCTGGGGCGGACTGGCCGAGCGTGCGTTGGCGCGGGCCGATATCGGCTACACCGGTCTTACGCTCTCCACTGAGCAGCAGCAGATCGTCCGGGGCCGGATCGATGGATTGGGCGCGCAGGACCGGGCTCAGGTCCTGCTGCAGGATTATCGCGACTGTGCCGGCCCGTTCGATGCGATTGCCAGCGTGGAAATGGTGGAGGCTGTCGGGGAGCGCTATTGGCCGACTTATCTCGCCTGCATTGCCCGGCTGCTCAAGCCCGGCGGGCGCGCGGCCATCCAGTATATCAGCATCGATGACGAGATTTTCCCGGCCTATGCCGCGCGGGCCGACTTCATCCAGCGCTACATCTTCCCCGGCGGTTGCCTGATTGCCGAGCGGCGCTTTCGCGATCTTGCCCAGCGCGAAGGGCTGGAATGGGCAGACCAGACGCGCTTCGGCCTCGATTATGCGTGGACACTGCGACAGTGGCGCGCGCGCTTTGACGCAGTGGTGGATGCAGGTCGTTTGCCCGCCCGGTTCGATGCGCGGTTCGTGGACATGTGGCGCTACTATCTCATGTATTGCGAAGGCGGTTTTGCCGGACGCAGCATCGATGTCTCGCAGGTGACGCTGATCAAGCGCTAG
- a CDS encoding cryptochrome/photolyase family protein, producing MSAPSILWFRRDLRLTDQAALTQACADGPAIPVYILDDETARHRAMGGASRWWLHHSIESLDAALRARGSRLILRRGKTEAVLAALAAETGATRIHALHHYEPWWRQAEKAVARSHELILHDGNYLMPPGAVTTGSGGPYKIFTPFWRALREVMPPAQPVPAPDTVPAPQKWPVSDQLENWALLPTSPNWAGGFAHDWSPGEAGAHDRLDAFIDHVGDYDEGRNLPSIEGSSRLSPHLHFGEISPATLWHALDREDGASEVYLRELGWRDYAQNVIAQISDYGSRNGRAQLDAFPWRSGHEAVDDLKAWQEGRTGYPIVDAGMRQLWQTGWMHNRVRMIAASFLIKHLLLDWREGERWFWDTLVDADYGNNAVNWQWVAGTGIDSNMFVRIMAPLTQSEKFDAAAYIRRWVPELAHVKDGAVHDPDAAGARPVQYPAKLIEHRAARERALAAYARVKG from the coding sequence ATGTCGGCACCGAGCATTTTATGGTTCCGGCGGGATCTGCGACTGACCGATCAGGCCGCGCTCACGCAGGCGTGTGCGGACGGGCCGGCGATCCCGGTCTATATTCTCGATGATGAGACGGCGCGGCACCGGGCCATGGGCGGCGCCTCGCGCTGGTGGTTGCATCATAGTATCGAGAGTCTCGACGCCGCCCTGCGCGCACGCGGATCGCGGCTGATCCTGCGCCGGGGCAAGACCGAGGCGGTTCTTGCTGCGCTGGCCGCGGAGACCGGCGCCACCCGCATCCATGCTTTGCACCATTATGAGCCCTGGTGGCGCCAGGCAGAGAAGGCGGTTGCGCGCTCTCACGAACTGATATTGCACGATGGCAATTACCTCATGCCGCCGGGCGCCGTGACCACGGGCAGCGGCGGCCCCTACAAGATCTTCACGCCCTTCTGGCGTGCGCTGCGAGAGGTCATGCCGCCGGCTCAGCCCGTGCCGGCGCCTGATACCGTTCCTGCTCCCCAAAAATGGCCGGTGAGCGATCAACTCGAAAACTGGGCCTTGCTGCCGACTTCGCCTAATTGGGCGGGCGGGTTCGCGCATGACTGGTCACCTGGCGAAGCAGGCGCCCACGATCGGCTCGATGCCTTTATTGACCATGTCGGTGACTATGACGAAGGCCGCAATCTGCCCTCAATAGAGGGCTCCTCGCGCTTGTCGCCGCATCTGCATTTCGGCGAGATTTCGCCGGCAACGCTGTGGCACGCACTCGATCGAGAGGATGGCGCCAGCGAGGTCTATCTGCGTGAACTGGGCTGGCGTGATTATGCCCAGAATGTCATCGCGCAGATAAGCGATTATGGCAGCCGCAACGGTCGCGCGCAGCTCGATGCCTTTCCGTGGCGCTCGGGCCATGAGGCGGTGGACGACCTCAAGGCCTGGCAGGAGGGGCGCACCGGCTACCCGATCGTCGACGCCGGGATGCGCCAGCTCTGGCAGACCGGCTGGATGCATAACCGGGTGCGGATGATCGCGGCGAGCTTCCTCATTAAGCATCTGCTCCTCGACTGGCGCGAAGGGGAGCGCTGGTTCTGGGATACGCTGGTCGACGCCGATTACGGCAACAATGCTGTCAACTGGCAGTGGGTCGCGGGGACCGGGATCGATTCCAACATGTTCGTGCGGATCATGGCGCCGCTCACCCAGTCCGAGAAGTTCGACGCGGCTGCCTATATCCGGCGCTGGGTGCCGGAGCTGGCGCATGTGAAGGACGGGGCGGTCCACGATCCGGATGCCGCAGGCGCAAGGCCCGTACAATATCCGGCTAAACTGATTGAGCATCGCGCCGCACGAGAGCGGGCGCTCGCCGCTTATGCCCGCGTCAAAGGCTGA
- the ahcY gene encoding adenosylhomocysteinase — MATVAQDYIVKDISLAGFGRKEIEIAETEMPGLMALREEFGASKPLKGARITGSLHMTIQTAVLIETLAELGAELRWATCNIFSTQDHAAAAIAERGIPVFAIKGETLEEYWDYVIKIFDWGQDTTCNMILDDGGDATMFALWGARVEAGEELFAPSNEEETIFVATLKRFLAERPGYLTKTVAAIKGVSEETTTGVHRLYELAKKGKLPFPAINVNDSVTKSKFDNLYGCKESLVDAIRRATDVMLAGKVACVAGFGDVGKGSAASLRNGGARVLVTEIDPICALQAAMEGYEVVTMEEAATRADIFVTATGNEDIITLDHMRAMKNMAIVCNIGHFDSEIQIAALSNMKWTEIKPQVDEVEFPDGKKIIMLAKGRLVNLGCATGHPSFVMSSSFTNQVLAQIELWTKSDAYKNDVYVLPKHLDEKVAALHLEKLGVKLSKLTEKQAAYIGVTPEGPFKPDHYRY, encoded by the coding sequence GTGGCGACCGTGGCCCAGGACTATATCGTAAAGGACATCTCCCTCGCTGGCTTCGGCCGCAAGGAGATCGAGATCGCCGAGACCGAAATGCCGGGCCTGATGGCGCTGCGCGAGGAATTCGGTGCATCCAAGCCGCTCAAGGGCGCGCGGATCACCGGCTCGCTGCACATGACGATCCAGACCGCTGTGCTCATCGAGACGCTGGCTGAGCTGGGCGCAGAGCTGCGCTGGGCCACCTGCAACATCTTCTCGACCCAGGACCATGCCGCCGCCGCGATCGCCGAGCGGGGCATCCCCGTGTTCGCCATCAAGGGCGAGACGCTCGAGGAATATTGGGACTATGTCATCAAGATCTTCGATTGGGGTCAGGACACGACCTGCAACATGATCCTGGACGATGGCGGCGACGCGACAATGTTCGCGCTGTGGGGCGCCCGTGTCGAGGCCGGTGAAGAGCTGTTCGCGCCGTCCAACGAGGAAGAGACGATCTTCGTCGCGACCCTCAAGCGCTTCCTCGCCGAGCGTCCCGGCTATCTCACCAAGACCGTCGCGGCGATCAAGGGCGTGTCCGAAGAGACGACCACCGGCGTCCACCGGCTCTATGAGCTGGCCAAGAAGGGCAAGCTGCCTTTCCCGGCGATCAACGTGAACGATAGCGTCACCAAGTCCAAGTTCGACAATCTCTATGGCTGCAAGGAGTCGCTGGTCGATGCCATCCGCCGCGCCACGGACGTGATGCTGGCCGGCAAGGTCGCCTGCGTCGCCGGCTTCGGCGATGTCGGCAAGGGCTCGGCGGCCTCGCTCCGCAATGGCGGCGCTCGCGTGCTGGTGACCGAGATCGACCCGATCTGCGCCCTGCAGGCCGCGATGGAAGGCTATGAAGTCGTGACCATGGAAGAAGCGGCCACCCGTGCCGACATCTTCGTGACGGCGACCGGCAATGAGGACATCATCACACTCGACCACATGCGCGCGATGAAGAACATGGCCATCGTCTGCAACATCGGCCACTTCGACAGCGAGATCCAGATCGCGGCGCTCAGCAACATGAAGTGGACCGAGATCAAGCCGCAGGTCGACGAGGTCGAGTTCCCCGATGGCAAGAAGATCATCATGCTCGCCAAGGGCCGTCTGGTGAACCTGGGCTGCGCGACCGGTCACCCGAGCTTCGTTATGTCCTCCAGCTTCACCAACCAGGTGCTGGCGCAGATCGAGCTGTGGACCAAGAGCGATGCCTACAAGAACGACGTCTATGTTCTGCCCAAGCATCTCGATGAGAAGGTCGCAGCGCTCCACCTCGAGAAGCTGGGCGTGAAGCTCTCCAAGCTGACCGAGAAGCAGGCCGCTTATATCGGCGTGACGCCCGAGGGGCCGTTCAAGCCGGATCACTATCGCTACTAA